The proteins below come from a single Oryzomicrobium terrae genomic window:
- a CDS encoding DUF2271 domain-containing protein, whose amino-acid sequence MRHSLSFAAMLLAASGASAADLAVDVEIPSLNVAEYHRPYVALWVERADQSVAANLAVWYDLKKSNKEGTKWLQDLRQWWRRSGRELEMPLDAVTSATRAVGKHKLNFSEGSKPLGRLPAGDYRLAVEAAREVGGREVVYIPFQWPPQKPLQLKAQGKTELGTIVLDLKP is encoded by the coding sequence ATGCGACATTCCCTATCCTTTGCCGCAATGCTTCTCGCCGCCAGCGGCGCCTCCGCTGCCGACCTGGCGGTGGACGTCGAAATTCCCAGCCTCAACGTGGCCGAATACCACCGCCCCTACGTCGCCCTGTGGGTCGAACGGGCCGATCAGAGCGTGGCCGCCAACCTGGCCGTCTGGTACGACCTGAAGAAGTCCAATAAGGAAGGCACCAAGTGGCTCCAGGATCTGCGCCAGTGGTGGCGGCGCAGCGGCCGGGAACTGGAAATGCCCCTGGATGCGGTGACCAGCGCCACCCGGGCGGTGGGTAAGCACAAGCTGAATTTCAGCGAGGGCAGCAAACCTCTCGGCCGCCTGCCCGCCGGCGACTATCGCCTGGCAGTGGAAGCCGCCCGGGAAGTGGGCGGACGGGAGGTGGTGTACATCCCCTTCCAATGGCCACCGCAAAAACCCCTGCAGCTCAAGGCTCAGGGCAAGACCGAGCTGGGCACCATCGTCCTCGATCTGAAGCCCTGA
- a CDS encoding PepSY-associated TM helix domain-containing protein, translating to MDDLKHSQRRAGWLKTLHHWHWISSAVCLLGMLLFSVTGITLNHAADIAARPQVEQRTAQLPAELLTTLERNQATAPLPAALQPWLRDTLAVNAAGREAEWSADEVYLPLPRPGGDAWLRIDRASGAVEYERTDRGWVSYLNDLHKGRNTGTAWRWFIDIFAAACLMFSLTGLLILKYHAGNRPATWPVVGLGVVIPALLVLLFIH from the coding sequence ATGGACGACCTGAAGCACAGCCAGCGCCGTGCCGGCTGGTTGAAGACCCTGCACCACTGGCACTGGATCAGTTCCGCCGTCTGCCTGCTCGGCATGCTGCTGTTCAGCGTCACCGGCATCACCCTCAACCACGCCGCCGACATCGCCGCCCGGCCCCAGGTGGAACAACGTACAGCCCAGCTACCGGCGGAATTGCTCACCACCTTGGAGCGCAACCAGGCTACCGCACCCCTACCCGCCGCGCTGCAGCCCTGGCTGCGCGACACCCTGGCGGTGAACGCTGCCGGCCGGGAGGCGGAATGGTCGGCCGACGAGGTCTATCTGCCCCTGCCCCGCCCTGGTGGCGATGCCTGGTTGCGTATCGACCGGGCCAGCGGCGCGGTGGAGTACGAACGCACCGACCGGGGCTGGGTGTCCTACCTCAACGATCTGCACAAAGGCCGCAACACCGGCACCGCCTGGCGCTGGTTCATTGACATCTTCGCTGCCGCCTGCCTGATGTTTTCCCTCACCGGCCTGCTCATCCTCAAGTACCACGCCGGCAACCGTCCCGCTACCTGGCCGGTGGTCGGCCTGGGGGTCGTGATCCCGGCGCTGCTGGTCCTCCTCTTCATTCACTGA
- a CDS encoding Fe2+-dependent dioxygenase, with amino-acid sequence MMLHVPEVLSREQVAECRRILDNAEWGDGKATTGVQSAQAKRNWQLPEGSPALEHLREIVTSALMANPLFFSAALPQRILPPYFNRYEGGGYFGNHVDNAIRYAHGSPLGLRTDVSTTLFFSDPDEYEGGELIVEDTYGSHAARLPAGDAIVYPSTSLHRVEPVTKGARICSFLWTQSMVRDDWRRTMLFDLDVTIQKLRQQVGDTPEVIALTSHYHNLLRQWAEL; translated from the coding sequence ATGATGCTGCACGTACCGGAAGTGCTCAGCCGCGAGCAGGTGGCGGAATGCCGTCGCATCCTCGACAACGCCGAATGGGGGGACGGCAAGGCCACCACCGGCGTCCAATCCGCCCAGGCCAAGCGCAACTGGCAACTGCCGGAAGGCTCCCCAGCGCTAGAGCACCTCCGGGAGATCGTCACCAGTGCCCTGATGGCCAATCCCCTGTTTTTTTCTGCGGCCCTGCCCCAGCGCATCCTGCCGCCCTATTTCAACCGCTACGAGGGCGGCGGCTACTTCGGCAACCACGTGGACAACGCCATCCGCTACGCCCACGGCAGCCCCCTGGGCCTGCGCACCGATGTTTCCACCACCCTGTTCTTCTCCGACCCGGACGAGTACGAGGGTGGCGAACTGATCGTCGAAGACACCTACGGCAGCCACGCTGCCCGGCTGCCCGCCGGCGATGCCATCGTTTATCCCTCCACCAGCCTGCACCGGGTGGAGCCCGTCACCAAAGGCGCCAGGATCTGTTCCTTCCTCTGGACCCAGAGCATGGTCCGGGACGACTGGCGCCGCACGATGCTGTTCGACCTTGACGTGACCATCCAGAAGCTGCGCCAGCAGGTGGGGGACACCCCGGAAGTCATTGCCCTCACCAGCCATTACCATAACCTGCTGCGCCAATGGGCAGAGCTGTGA